A single region of the Leptotrichia sp. OH3620_COT-345 genome encodes:
- a CDS encoding autotransporter-associated N-terminal domain-containing protein, translating into LHTSFKQAKRENNRLLKNANLELIQLMEQGDQVVKSPWSSWQFGMNYFYSNWRGAYKGRGDKKEKYP; encoded by the coding sequence TTACATACATCATTTAAGCAGGCAAAGAGGGAGAACAACAGATTACTGAAAAATGCAAATCTTGAATTAATACAATTAATGGAACAGGGAGATCAGGTGGTGAAGTCTCCATGGAGTTCATGGCAATTTGGAATGAACTATTTTTACAGTAACTGGAGAGGAGCATATAAAGGAAGAGGAGATAAAAAAGAAAAATATCCTTA